From a single Vitis vinifera cultivar Pinot Noir 40024 chromosome 18, ASM3070453v1 genomic region:
- the LOC100245266 gene encoding dihydrolipoyllysine-residue acetyltransferase component 5 of pyruvate dehydrogenase complex, chloroplastic, with translation MSQLLHLGTSFVPSSSSALRRNPTSSPAIHISGNKRTTIQAKIREIFMPALSSTMTEGKIVSWVKSEGDKLSKGESVVVVESDKADMDVETFYDGYLAAIMVEEGGVAAVGSAIALLAETEDEIAEARSKANTSPSSSPPSPAAAAAAPEESVGAPEKAAPVKAAATVTVAKMASSVHPASEGGKRIVASPYAKKLAKELNVDLGNVVGSGPMGRIVAKDVEAAAAAGVSVAAEDPKPSPSSAPVKAPASTGIELGTVVPFTTMQGAVSRNMVDSLTVPTFRVGYTITTDALDALYKKIKSKGVTMTALLAKATALALVKHPVVNSSCRDGKSFTYNSSINIAVAVAIDGGLITPVLQDADKVDIYSLSRKWKELVDKARAKQLQPHEYNTGTFTLSNLGMFGVDRFDAILPPGTGAIMAVGASEPTVVATKDGRIGMKSQMQVNVTADHRVIYGADLASFLQTLAKIIEDPKDLTF, from the exons ATGTCTCAACTTCTCCACCTCGGCACCTCCTTCGTTCCCTCCTCCTCCTCCGCCCTCCGCCGCAACCCTACCTCCTCTCCGGCGATCCACATTTCTGGCAACAAACGGACCACCATTCAGGCTAAGATCCGGGAGATCTTCATGCCGGCGCTCAGCTCCACCATGACCGAAGGGAAGATCGTGTCCTGGGTCAAGTCCGAGGGCGACAAGCTCTCCAAGGGCGAGAGCGTCGTCGTGGTTGAGTCTGACAAGGCCGACATGGACGTCGAGACCTTCTACGACGGCTACTTGGCGGCAATTATGGTGGAGGAGGGTGGCGTCGCCGCCGTCGGCTCCGCCATCGCTCTGCTCGCCGAGACCGAGGATGAGATCGCGGAAGCCAGGTCCAAGGCCAATACTTCGCCGTCTTCGTCTCCTCCGTCGCCGGCGGCGGCGGCTGCGGCTCCAGAGGAGTCCGTGGGGGCTCCTGAGAAGGCCGCTCCAGTGAAGGCTGCGGCGACGGTGACTGTGGCGAAGATGGCGTCTTCGGTACATCCTGCGTCAGAGGGAGGGAAGAGGATTGTGGCGTCGCCGTATGCGAAGAAGCTCGCGAAGGAGTTGAATGTGGATTTGGGGAATGTGGTCGGGAGTGGTCCAATGGGGAGAATTGTGGCCAAGGATGTCGAAGCTGCAGCTGCTGCTGGAGTGAGTGTTGCAGCGGAGGATCCGAAGCCCAGCCCTAGCTCGGCTCCGGTTAAAGCCCCGGCGAGCACGGGGATTGAGTTGGGGACGGTGGTGCCGTTTACCACAATGCAAGGCGCAGTTAGTCGGAACATGGTTGATAGTCTTACTGTGCCAACTTTTAGAGTTGGGTACACCATAACTACTGATGCTCTTGATGCCCTCTACAAGAAG ATTAAGTCAAAGGGTGTGACGATGACAGCATTACTTGCAAAGGCAACAGCACTTGCTTTGGTTAAACATCCTGTTGTAAACTCTAGTTGCAGAGATGGTAAGAGCTTTACATATAACAGTAGTATCAATATTGCGGTTGCAGTGGCCATAGATGGTGGGTTGATTACACCAGTGCTTCAGGATGCTGATAAG GTGGACATTTATTCATTGTCAAGAAAGTGGAAGGAGTTGGTTGACAAGGCCCGAGCAAAGCAGCTGCAACCTCATGAATACAATACAG GTACTTTCACTCTTTCAAACCTTGGAATGTTTGGTGTGGATCGGTTTGACGCAATTCTGCCACCTGGAACT GGAGCAATCATGGCGGTTGGAGCATCAGAACCAACCGTTGTTGCCACCAAGGATGGTCGGATTGGCATGAAGAGCCAGATGCAG GTGAATGTTACAGCAGATCATCGGGTAATATATGGTGCTGATCTGGCTTCTTTCTTGCAAACCTTGGCCAAGATTATAGAAGACCCCAAAGATCTTACTTTCTAG
- the LOC100267567 gene encoding eukaryotic peptide chain release factor subunit 1-3, with the protein MADAHETDKNIEIWKIKKLIKALEAARGNGTSMISLVMPPRDQISRVTKMLGDEFGTASNIKSRVNRQSVLGAITSAQQRLKLYNKVPPNGLVLYTGTIVTEDGKDKKVTIDFEPFRPINASLYLCDNKFHTEDMNELLESDDKFGFIVMDGNGTLFGTLSGNTREVLHKFTVDLPKKHGRGGQSALRFARLRMEKRHNYVRKTAELATQFFINPATSQPNVAGLILAGSADFKTELSQSDMFDPRLQAKLLNVVDVSYGGENGFNQAIELSSEILSNVKFIQEKRLIGKYFEEISRDTGKYVFGVDDTLKALEMGAVEILIMWENLDINRYVLNNSNTTEIVIKHLNKEQATDQSNFRDSATSAELEVQEKMSLLEWFANEYKRFGCALEFVTNKSQEGSQFCRGFGGIGGILRYQLDMRLFDEVSDDGENYEDSD; encoded by the coding sequence ATGGCAGATGCTCATGAAACGGATAAAAACATTGAGATCTGGAAGATCAAGAAGTTGATCAAGGCATTGGAAGCTGCTAGAGGCAATGGCACTAGCATGATATCTCTTGTCATGCCTCCCCGTGATCAAATATCAAGAGTTACTAAGATGCTTGGGGATGAGTTTGGAACTGCTTCAAACATTAAAAGCAGGGTCAATCGTCAATCTGTTTTAGGTGCAATCACATCTGCACAGCAGAGACTGAAGCTGTACAACAAGGTTCCTCCTAATGGACTTGTGCTGTATACAGGTACCATTGTGACTGAAGATGGAAAGGATAAGAAGGTGACAATTGATTTTGAGCCTTTTAGGCCTATTAATGCATCTCTTTACCTATGTGACAACAAGTTCCATACAGAAGATATGAATGAACTGTTAGAATCCGATGACAAGTTTGGTTTTATTGTCATGGATGGAAATGGTACCCTTTTTGGCACATTAAGTGGCAACACCCGAGAGGTGCTTCATAAATTTACTGTTGACCTTCCAAAAAAACATGGAAGAGGTGGGCAATCAGCACTTCGATTTGCTCGTCTTAGAATGGAGAAGCGTCACAACTATGTGAGGAAGACAGCAGAGCTAGCCACACAGTTTTTTATAAATCCTGCCACCAGCCAGCCCAATGTTGCAGGATTGATACTTGCTGGTTCTGCTGATTTCAAAACTGAGCTGAGTCAGTCTGACATGTTTGATCCCCGTCTTCAGGCCAAACTACTGAATGTAGTGGATGTTTCTTATGGAGGAGAAAATGGTTTCAATCAGGCAATAGAGTTATCATCTGAGATCCTATCCAATGTGAAGTTCATTCAGGAGAAGCGCTTGATAGGCAAATATTTTGAGGAGATCAGCCGGGATACTGGGAAGTATGTCTTTGGTGTTGATGACACACTGAAAGCCTTGGAGATGGGTGCTGTTGAGATTCTGATTATGTGGGAAAATCTTGATATTAATAGGTACGTGTTGAACAACAGCAATACAACTGAGATTGTCATAAAACACTTGAACAAGGAGCAAGCGACTGATCAGAGCAACTTCAGGGATTCAGCCACCTCGGCTGAATTGGAGGTTCAAGAAAAAATGTCACTGTTAGAGTGGTTTGCCAATGAGTACAAGCGCTTTGGTTGTGCACTTGAGTTCGTCACCAACAAATCACAAGAGGGATCCCAGTTCTGCAGAGGATTTGGTGGGATAGGTGGAATCCTTCGTTACCAGCTGGATATGAGATTATTTGATGAGGTTTCTGATGATGGAGAAAATTATGAGGATTCAGATTAG